One region of Catenuloplanes indicus genomic DNA includes:
- a CDS encoding response regulator — protein MTAPADGKSPIEVLLVEDDPGDVLMTQEAFDEHKLRNRLTVVSDGAEALAYLRQEGKYEGVVLPDLILLDLNLPRRDGREVLEEIKRDEKLRRIPVVILTTSQADEDILRSYQLHANAYVTKPVDFDRFIAVVRQIDEFFVSVVKLPPRP, from the coding sequence ATGACCGCGCCGGCCGATGGCAAGAGCCCGATCGAGGTGCTCCTCGTCGAGGACGATCCCGGCGACGTGCTCATGACACAGGAGGCGTTCGACGAGCACAAGCTGCGCAATCGGCTCACGGTCGTGTCCGACGGTGCGGAGGCGCTGGCCTACCTCCGCCAGGAGGGCAAGTACGAGGGCGTGGTGCTGCCCGACCTGATCCTGCTCGACCTCAACCTGCCCCGGCGGGACGGCCGCGAGGTGCTGGAGGAGATCAAGCGGGACGAGAAGCTGCGCCGCATCCCGGTCGTCATCCTCACCACCTCCCAGGCCGACGAGGACATCCTCCGCAGCTACCAGCTCCACGCGAACGCGTACGTGACGAAGCCGGTCGACTTCGACCGCTTCATCGCGGTGGTCCGTCAGATCGACGAGTTCTTCGTCAGCGTCGTGAAGCTGCCGCCGCGGCCTTGA
- a CDS encoding inositol monophosphatase family protein, giving the protein MIDRVGDLVREAAQTVVLPLFKKLDASDVREKAPGDLVTVADQRSEKLLTEGLLRLLPGSTVVGEESVAEDPGLLRRICETGPVWLVDPLDGTGNFAFGRTPFAVMAALIADGELCAGWILDVTRDRMAVAERGSGAWVDGVRVTTRGGPAPVSTLRGAVMLKYLPEEMAAEISMRAGDIAAILPSQHCAGAEYPDVVSGVQDFVLFWKTLPWDHAPGVLFTREAGGVARRLDGTEFQVTDPQKGLLVAANDDIWADVRATLLGTR; this is encoded by the coding sequence CTGATCGATCGGGTCGGCGACCTCGTCCGCGAGGCCGCCCAGACCGTCGTGCTCCCGCTCTTCAAGAAGCTCGACGCGTCCGACGTGCGCGAGAAGGCACCGGGTGACCTGGTCACCGTCGCCGACCAGCGCTCCGAGAAGCTGCTCACCGAGGGCCTGCTGCGGCTGCTGCCCGGTTCCACCGTGGTCGGCGAGGAGAGCGTCGCGGAGGACCCGGGCCTGCTGCGCCGCATCTGCGAGACCGGCCCGGTCTGGCTCGTCGACCCGCTCGACGGCACCGGCAACTTCGCCTTCGGCCGGACGCCGTTCGCGGTGATGGCCGCGCTGATCGCGGACGGCGAACTCTGCGCCGGCTGGATCCTGGACGTGACCCGCGACCGGATGGCGGTCGCCGAGCGCGGCTCCGGCGCCTGGGTCGACGGCGTCCGCGTGACCACCCGCGGCGGTCCCGCGCCGGTCAGCACGCTGCGCGGCGCGGTGATGCTGAAATACCTGCCCGAGGAGATGGCCGCGGAGATCAGCATGCGCGCGGGCGACATCGCGGCGATCCTGCCCAGCCAGCACTGCGCGGGCGCGGAATATCCGGACGTGGTCAGCGGTGTCCAGGACTTCGTGCTGTTCTGGAAGACGCTGCCCTGGGACCACGCGCCGGGCGTCCTCTTCACCCGCGAGGCTGGCGGCGTCGCACGCCGCCTCGACGGCACCGAGTTCCAGGTCACCGACCCGCAGAAGGGCCTGCTGGTCGCGGCCAACGACGACATCTGGGCGGACGTCCGCGCGACCCTGCTGGGCACCCGCTAG
- a CDS encoding sensor histidine kinase: MAAGKGWTLRTRAIALTVVVAVILGALAVVAAITAAENREGLRVILEKTGPMRVAGQSLQSALLDQETAIRGYVLTADEEDLAPYRSGLAAEQQLIAEMSDLLGDSSHDRAVADQLEAVTSGSREWRAVIAEPVIKAVQDGDSRRAQEIIDQGSRQRFDVLRADVATLQGDILALRNLFADQTEATANLLIFLLILAAVVIIVAGAALLLLLERFVIKPVTDLAAEARLVAAGDYQHRISASGVPELAALADDIDGMRRKIAEDLAEVIAARVAIEATNKRLEEQHEELTRSNRDLEQFAYVASHDLQEPLRKVASFCQLLQRRYGGKLDERADQYIYFAVDGAQRMQRLINDLLAFSRIGRITSGFTEVDLNKVMDEVSGQLDAAREYADGEIVFHDLPTIRGEEPLLTNLLANLVNNALKFRKPEVPPRVEIKSRQVGDQWEISCEDNGIGIEAEFADKVFVIFQRLHAKDAYPGTGIGLAIAKKIVEYHGGRIWIDSDYSGGTAIRFTLPVIASEAAELPSDQGTPQLQEETA, translated from the coding sequence ATGGCGGCCGGTAAGGGCTGGACGCTGCGGACGCGGGCGATCGCGCTGACGGTCGTGGTGGCGGTGATCCTCGGCGCGCTCGCCGTGGTCGCGGCGATCACCGCGGCGGAGAACCGCGAAGGGCTGCGGGTCATCCTGGAGAAGACCGGGCCGATGCGGGTCGCCGGTCAGAGCCTGCAGAGCGCGTTGCTGGACCAGGAGACCGCGATCCGCGGGTACGTGCTCACCGCGGACGAGGAGGACCTCGCGCCGTACCGGAGCGGTCTCGCCGCTGAGCAGCAGCTCATCGCGGAGATGTCCGACCTGCTCGGCGACAGCTCCCACGACCGGGCCGTGGCCGATCAGCTCGAAGCGGTGACCTCCGGTTCCCGGGAGTGGCGAGCCGTGATCGCGGAGCCGGTGATCAAGGCGGTGCAGGACGGTGACAGCCGTCGTGCCCAGGAGATCATCGACCAGGGCAGCCGGCAACGGTTCGACGTGCTGCGGGCGGACGTCGCCACGCTGCAGGGCGACATCCTCGCGCTGCGCAACCTCTTCGCCGACCAGACAGAGGCCACCGCCAACCTGCTGATCTTCCTGTTGATCCTCGCGGCCGTGGTGATCATCGTGGCCGGTGCCGCGCTGCTCCTGCTGCTGGAGCGATTCGTCATCAAGCCGGTCACCGACCTCGCGGCCGAGGCCCGCCTGGTCGCGGCCGGCGACTACCAGCACCGGATCTCCGCCTCCGGCGTGCCGGAGCTGGCCGCGCTCGCCGACGACATCGACGGTATGCGCCGCAAGATCGCCGAAGACCTGGCCGAGGTGATCGCGGCGCGCGTTGCGATCGAGGCCACCAACAAGCGGCTGGAGGAGCAGCACGAGGAGCTCACCCGGTCCAACCGCGACCTGGAGCAGTTCGCCTACGTCGCCTCGCACGACCTTCAGGAGCCGCTGCGCAAGGTGGCCAGCTTCTGCCAGCTGCTCCAGCGGCGGTACGGCGGCAAGCTGGACGAACGCGCCGACCAGTACATCTACTTCGCGGTCGACGGCGCCCAGCGCATGCAGCGCCTGATCAACGACCTGCTGGCGTTCTCCCGGATCGGCCGGATCACATCCGGCTTCACCGAGGTCGACCTGAACAAGGTGATGGACGAGGTCAGCGGCCAGCTCGACGCGGCCCGCGAGTACGCGGACGGCGAGATCGTCTTCCATGACCTGCCCACCATCCGGGGCGAGGAGCCGCTGCTCACCAACCTGCTGGCCAACCTGGTCAACAACGCGCTGAAGTTCCGCAAGCCGGAGGTGCCGCCGCGCGTCGAGATCAAGTCCCGCCAGGTCGGCGACCAGTGGGAGATCAGTTGCGAGGACAACGGCATCGGCATCGAGGCCGAGTTCGCGGACAAGGTCTTCGTGATCTTCCAGCGGCTGCATGCCAAGGACGCCTACCCCGGTACCGGGATCGGACTGGCCATCGCCAAGAAGATCGTCGAGTACCATGGTGGCCGGATTTGGATCGATTCGGACTACAGCGGGGGCACGGCCATCAGGTTCACGCTCCCGGTGATCGCCTCCGAGGCGGCCGAACTGCCCTCCGATCAGGGCACCCCGCAGCTTCAGGAGGAGACCGCATGA
- a CDS encoding aminotransferase-like domain-containing protein, with protein MKDDNAAARVIQDLRDRVAAAPPGTRLPSVRELIARHRVSPLTVQAAIRRLISEGLVESRPGSGTFVLPQPVGADVDDLGWQAVALGERPGGEESMQALLSLPRPGAIPLSGGYLDGELAPTAALGAALARAARRPASWEHGPVEGRADLRAWFARQTGSALRAEDMSICPGGQSALATAFRALTVPGDTVLVDAPTYLGAIAAARAAGLRVVPVPSDARGVRPELLAAAFDRTGARLYYCQPLYANPHGATLAPRRRADVLSAVRRAGAFLIEDDYARDLAIDGDPPPPLAAADTAGHVVYLRSLTKAAAAGLRVAAIGARGAAGARLRAVRVLDDFFVAGPLQEAALDFVTSPAWARHRRTLRLHLRQRRDALVAALHRELPAEARTLSVPAGGLHLWWRLPDGVDDTALAAEALARDVVVSPGRPWFAAEPEGPHLRLTFALAAPAQLAEGVARLAAALRAVTSIH; from the coding sequence ATGAAGGACGATAACGCAGCGGCGCGCGTTATCCAAGATCTCCGGGATCGGGTGGCCGCCGCACCGCCCGGCACCCGGCTGCCCTCGGTGCGTGAGCTGATCGCCCGGCACCGCGTCTCCCCGCTCACCGTGCAGGCCGCGATCCGGCGCCTGATCTCGGAAGGGCTGGTCGAGTCGCGGCCCGGCAGCGGGACGTTCGTGCTGCCGCAGCCGGTCGGTGCCGACGTCGACGATCTCGGCTGGCAGGCCGTCGCGCTCGGCGAACGTCCCGGTGGCGAGGAGTCGATGCAGGCACTGTTATCGCTTCCGCGACCGGGAGCGATACCGCTCTCCGGCGGCTATCTGGACGGCGAGCTGGCCCCGACGGCCGCGCTCGGCGCCGCGCTGGCCCGCGCGGCCCGGCGGCCCGCCTCCTGGGAGCACGGACCGGTCGAGGGGCGGGCTGACCTGCGCGCCTGGTTCGCCCGCCAGACCGGGTCCGCGCTGCGCGCCGAGGACATGAGCATCTGCCCGGGCGGCCAGTCCGCGCTGGCCACCGCGTTCCGCGCGCTCACGGTGCCGGGCGACACCGTGCTGGTCGACGCGCCCACCTACCTCGGTGCGATCGCGGCCGCCCGCGCGGCCGGGCTGCGCGTGGTGCCGGTCCCGTCGGACGCGCGGGGCGTGCGCCCGGAGTTGCTGGCGGCCGCGTTCGACCGGACCGGCGCCCGGCTCTACTACTGCCAGCCGCTGTACGCGAACCCGCATGGCGCCACGCTGGCGCCGCGGCGGCGCGCGGACGTGCTGTCCGCGGTGCGCCGGGCCGGTGCTTTCTTGATCGAGGACGACTATGCCCGCGACCTGGCCATCGACGGCGACCCGCCGCCCCCGCTGGCCGCGGCGGACACCGCCGGGCACGTGGTCTACCTGCGCTCACTGACCAAGGCGGCCGCGGCCGGGCTGCGGGTGGCCGCGATCGGCGCGCGCGGTGCGGCCGGTGCCCGGCTGCGTGCGGTGCGCGTGCTGGACGACTTCTTCGTGGCCGGCCCGCTGCAGGAGGCCGCGCTGGACTTCGTCACGTCGCCGGCCTGGGCCCGGCACCGGCGCACGTTGCGGCTGCACCTGCGGCAGCGGCGGGACGCGCTGGTCGCGGCGCTGCACCGGGAGCTGCCGGCCGAGGCGCGCACGCTGTCCGTACCGGCGGGTGGTCTGCATCTGTGGTGGCGACTGCCGGACGGCGTGGACGACACCGCGCTGGCGGCCGAGGCACTGGCCCGGGACGTGGTGGTCTCGCCCGGCCGCCCCTGGTTCGCGGCCGAGCCGGAGGGGCCACATCTGCGGCTCACGTTCGCGTTGGCGGCCCCGGCACAGCTGGCCGAGGGCGTGGCGCGACTCGCGGCCGCACTGCGCGCCGTAACATCGATCCATTGA
- a CDS encoding glycoside hydrolase family 9 protein yields MNRPLRTIAAALVATVAITTGPAPAQADPGPEQIVNGTFDNGLTAPWWTTPNLTPAVVDGRFCVDVPGGTVNPWDVIIGQDDIPLAAGETYAFSFFGIATPATPVRALVQLPVDPWTQYLAQVPVVNVSGDVYSYTFTAPVDLPNAQVAFQIGGSANPWRLCLDDVSLTGGAEEEPYEPETGPRVKVNQVGYLPSGPKNATLVTDATEPVEWSLRAADGTEEASGRTVPRGADASSGLTTHSIDFSAARATGRGFTLVADGETSHPFDIAADLYGTLATDALKFYYTQRSGIEISDELRPGYGRPAGHVQVAPNQGDIEVPCQPGVCDYTLDVSGGWYDAGDHGKYVVNGGISVYQLMSEFERAPALHRDGALAIPESGNGVPDLLDEARWEQEFLLSMQVPAGEERAGMAHHKIHDAAWTGLPLLPHLDPQPRELHAPSTAATLNLAATAAQAARVFAGYDADFAARNLAAARTAWAAALANPAIYAPASDGIGGGAYNDDNVTDEFYWAAAELYITTGERAFQDYLTASPLHTADIWDERGFSWGSVAQLGRLDLATVPNALPDRDRVRASVLAGAEKYLAIQAGSAFGLTYDPANHRFDWGSNSSVLNNAIVLAVAYDLSGDARFRDGALQGFDYVLGRNALGQSYVTGYGEQDSKNQHSRWYARQLNPDLPNPPPGTLAGGPNSDIQDPVAQRLLTGCAAQFCYVDDIESWATNELTINWNAPLAWMAAFAGSTQSCDVTYRNHGSWPGGFTAQVSVRNTGSTAIDGWRLGWELPAGASIARGWSAQITQKGTGVTAAAYPWNAVIKPGATVTFGFTGDGAAPAPGLFRLNGTVCG; encoded by the coding sequence GTGAATAGACCGCTACGCACGATCGCAGCGGCGCTCGTCGCCACCGTCGCGATCACCACCGGCCCCGCGCCCGCGCAGGCCGACCCCGGCCCGGAGCAGATCGTCAATGGCACCTTCGACAACGGGCTCACCGCGCCCTGGTGGACCACCCCGAACCTGACACCGGCGGTGGTGGACGGGCGATTCTGCGTGGACGTGCCCGGCGGCACCGTCAACCCGTGGGACGTGATCATCGGGCAGGATGACATTCCGCTGGCCGCGGGCGAGACGTACGCGTTCTCGTTCTTCGGCATCGCCACGCCGGCCACGCCGGTTCGCGCGCTGGTTCAGCTGCCGGTGGACCCGTGGACGCAGTACCTCGCGCAGGTGCCGGTGGTGAACGTCTCCGGTGACGTCTACTCGTACACGTTCACCGCGCCGGTCGACCTGCCGAACGCGCAGGTCGCGTTCCAGATCGGCGGCAGCGCGAACCCGTGGCGGCTGTGCCTGGACGACGTGTCGCTGACCGGCGGCGCCGAGGAGGAGCCGTACGAGCCGGAGACCGGCCCGCGCGTCAAGGTCAACCAGGTCGGCTACCTGCCGTCCGGCCCGAAGAACGCCACGCTGGTCACGGACGCGACCGAGCCGGTGGAGTGGTCGCTCCGCGCGGCCGACGGCACCGAGGAGGCGAGTGGGCGGACCGTGCCACGCGGCGCGGACGCCAGCTCCGGGCTGACCACGCACAGCATCGACTTCAGCGCCGCGCGGGCCACCGGCCGTGGATTCACGCTGGTCGCGGACGGTGAGACGAGCCATCCGTTCGACATCGCCGCCGACCTCTACGGCACGCTGGCCACGGACGCGCTGAAGTTCTACTACACGCAGCGCAGCGGCATCGAGATCTCCGACGAGCTGCGCCCCGGCTATGGCCGCCCGGCCGGCCACGTGCAGGTCGCGCCGAATCAGGGTGACATCGAGGTGCCGTGCCAGCCCGGCGTGTGCGACTACACGCTGGACGTCTCCGGCGGCTGGTACGACGCCGGCGACCACGGAAAGTACGTGGTGAACGGCGGCATCTCGGTGTATCAGCTGATGAGCGAGTTCGAGCGTGCCCCCGCGTTGCACCGCGACGGTGCGCTGGCGATCCCGGAGAGCGGCAACGGCGTGCCGGACCTGCTCGACGAGGCCCGCTGGGAGCAGGAGTTCCTGCTCAGCATGCAGGTCCCGGCCGGTGAGGAGCGGGCCGGCATGGCGCACCACAAGATCCACGACGCGGCCTGGACCGGTCTGCCGCTGCTGCCGCACCTCGACCCGCAGCCGCGCGAGCTGCACGCGCCGTCCACCGCGGCCACGCTGAACCTGGCCGCCACGGCGGCGCAGGCGGCCCGCGTGTTCGCCGGATACGACGCGGACTTCGCGGCTCGCAACCTCGCCGCCGCGCGCACGGCCTGGGCGGCCGCGCTGGCGAACCCGGCGATCTACGCCCCGGCGTCGGACGGCATCGGCGGCGGCGCGTACAACGACGACAACGTCACGGACGAGTTCTACTGGGCCGCGGCCGAGCTCTACATCACCACCGGCGAGCGGGCGTTCCAGGATTACCTGACCGCGTCGCCGCTGCACACCGCGGACATCTGGGACGAGCGCGGCTTCAGCTGGGGCAGCGTCGCGCAGCTCGGCCGGCTCGACCTGGCCACGGTGCCGAACGCGCTGCCGGACCGGGACCGGGTCCGGGCGTCCGTGCTGGCCGGTGCGGAGAAGTACCTGGCGATCCAGGCCGGCTCCGCGTTCGGGCTGACCTACGACCCGGCGAACCACCGCTTCGACTGGGGCTCGAACAGCAGCGTCCTGAACAACGCGATCGTGCTGGCCGTCGCGTACGACCTGAGCGGCGACGCGCGGTTCCGGGACGGCGCGCTGCAGGGCTTCGACTACGTGCTCGGCCGCAACGCGCTCGGCCAGTCCTACGTGACCGGGTACGGCGAGCAGGACTCGAAGAACCAGCACAGCCGCTGGTATGCCCGGCAGCTCAACCCGGATCTGCCGAATCCGCCGCCCGGCACGCTGGCCGGCGGGCCGAACTCGGACATCCAGGACCCGGTCGCGCAGCGGCTGCTCACCGGGTGCGCCGCACAGTTCTGCTACGTCGACGACATCGAGAGCTGGGCCACGAACGAGCTGACCATCAACTGGAACGCGCCGCTGGCCTGGATGGCGGCGTTCGCGGGCTCGACCCAGAGCTGCGACGTCACGTACCGCAACCACGGCAGCTGGCCGGGCGGCTTCACCGCGCAGGTCAGCGTGCGGAACACCGGCAGTACCGCGATCGACGGCTGGCGGCTCGGCTGGGAACTCCCGGCCGGCGCGAGCATCGCCCGCGGGTGGAGCGCCCAGATCACCCAGAAGGGGACCGGCGTCACCGCCGCGGCGTACCCGTGGAACGCGGTCATCAAGCCCGGCGCCACCGTGACCTTCGGGTTCACCGGTGACGGCGCGGCACCGGCGCCCGGCCTCTTCCGGCTGAACGGCACCGTCTGCGGGTGA
- a CDS encoding AfsR/SARP family transcriptional regulator yields the protein MKYAVLGPLLVSASGREVAIGGPRSQRILAMLLLHAEQVVSVDQLAEAGWDDRLPKTVRRQVQNRVAALRTCLTRVGGVIETHPGGYRLRLTGDELDLRVFDRLVVQAQEETDPSRAAPALRAALALWRGPALAGLTGYVVETLAGGLNERRLTAYLACVDAELAGGGHARLVPELRELVRRHPLRERFAGQLMQALARSGRRTEALETYRDLRDRLVGELGVEPSEPVRAVHRAVLSGDAEMTGPVAALPVPRQLPADVPALVGRADELAKVREALTAGAGTPLVVIEGVGGVGKSALGIRAAHRSAEAFPDGQLYVDLQGSSDVLPALSPLDVLGRFLRAIGVRHDAIPVQLAEAAALFRSELARRRLLVVLDNARDATQVLPLLPGAPGCAVLITARRTVANLPGAYHLRLDVLTAAAAAEQLALQARPARIDADPAAVAEVARWCGYLPLALRVAGARLAARPHWTVRDLADRLADAHRRLDELELPDLGVRTSFAASHRELATGGDRDRAAADAFVALSLLDGPDVPVILAAWLIDRPVRKTEQLVERLVDESLVETSAPGRYRLHDLLRLYGRELAASYPPDRIADAVVRAVRGCTATAWTAVELIAPGDRLLVHAGTRADGGVRFAGTRAALDWLESERHNLTALVVQAAATPGVPGVLAAHLAQALYPFFRLRGHWGDAAAANRVAVAVAERAGDRDALAEARVSLGAALRHLNRPAEAEAELRAALAAHRESGNDAGRAHALQVLGLLRHDLGDRDRAEECYRESLLLYDRAGNIRGQATVLDNLGTVHRDLGRHRQARDCHDRALRIFEQLGDQYGMSTTRLLLGILLRESGSSGAALVHMDACLAGYRRLSDRHGEMEALHHRALLHRDEGRFSAAMRDHEAALSACRDLQRRDAEARELREMSRTLATRGYAERADATRRRAAALAGTGPAIADMVRDVARPGE from the coding sequence ATGAAGTACGCCGTCTTGGGGCCGCTGCTCGTGTCGGCCAGCGGGCGGGAGGTCGCGATCGGCGGACCTCGATCGCAGCGCATCCTCGCCATGCTCCTGCTGCACGCCGAGCAGGTGGTCTCGGTTGATCAACTCGCCGAGGCCGGGTGGGACGACCGGTTGCCGAAGACGGTCCGGCGGCAGGTGCAGAACCGGGTGGCCGCGTTGCGTACCTGCCTGACCCGCGTCGGTGGCGTGATCGAGACTCATCCGGGCGGCTACCGGTTGCGGCTGACCGGCGACGAGCTGGACCTGCGGGTCTTCGACCGGCTTGTCGTACAGGCGCAGGAGGAGACCGATCCGTCGCGGGCCGCACCGGCCTTGCGGGCCGCGCTGGCGCTCTGGCGCGGGCCCGCCCTCGCCGGCCTCACCGGCTACGTCGTGGAAACGCTGGCCGGCGGGTTGAACGAGCGCCGGCTGACCGCGTACCTGGCATGCGTCGATGCCGAGCTGGCCGGTGGCGGCCATGCCCGGCTCGTGCCCGAGCTGCGCGAACTGGTCCGCCGGCATCCGCTGCGCGAGCGGTTCGCCGGCCAGCTCATGCAGGCGCTGGCCCGGTCCGGGCGCCGCACCGAAGCCCTGGAAACGTACCGTGACCTGCGGGATCGGCTGGTGGGTGAGCTGGGCGTCGAGCCGTCGGAGCCGGTGCGCGCCGTGCACCGGGCGGTGCTGTCCGGCGACGCCGAGATGACCGGTCCGGTGGCCGCGTTGCCGGTGCCACGTCAGCTTCCCGCCGACGTACCGGCGCTGGTCGGCCGGGCGGACGAGCTGGCCAAGGTGCGGGAAGCGCTCACCGCCGGCGCGGGCACGCCGCTCGTGGTGATCGAGGGAGTCGGCGGCGTCGGCAAGTCCGCGCTCGGCATCCGGGCCGCCCACCGGTCCGCCGAGGCGTTTCCCGACGGGCAGCTGTACGTCGATCTTCAGGGCTCCAGCGACGTCCTGCCGGCGCTGTCACCGCTGGACGTCCTCGGCCGTTTCCTCCGTGCGATCGGCGTCCGGCACGACGCGATCCCGGTCCAGCTGGCCGAGGCCGCCGCGCTGTTCCGTTCCGAGCTCGCGCGCCGCCGGCTGCTCGTGGTGCTGGACAACGCCCGCGACGCGACCCAGGTGCTGCCGTTGCTCCCCGGTGCGCCGGGCTGCGCGGTACTGATCACCGCGCGTCGCACCGTGGCGAACCTGCCGGGCGCGTATCACCTGCGCCTCGACGTCCTGACCGCGGCCGCGGCCGCCGAGCAGCTGGCGTTGCAGGCACGCCCGGCCCGGATCGACGCCGATCCGGCCGCGGTCGCGGAGGTGGCGCGGTGGTGCGGCTACCTGCCGCTGGCGCTCCGGGTCGCCGGGGCCCGGCTGGCGGCACGCCCGCACTGGACGGTCCGGGACCTGGCCGACCGGCTAGCCGACGCGCACCGCCGGCTCGACGAGCTGGAACTGCCCGACCTGGGGGTACGCACGAGTTTCGCCGCCTCGCACCGGGAGCTGGCCACCGGCGGCGACCGGGACCGGGCCGCGGCGGACGCCTTCGTGGCGCTCAGCCTGCTCGACGGGCCCGACGTACCGGTCATCCTGGCGGCGTGGCTGATCGACCGGCCGGTGCGGAAGACGGAACAGCTGGTCGAACGTCTGGTGGACGAGAGTCTGGTCGAGACGTCGGCGCCCGGCCGCTACCGGCTGCACGACCTACTCCGGCTGTACGGACGCGAACTGGCCGCGTCGTACCCGCCGGATCGGATCGCGGACGCTGTGGTCCGGGCGGTCCGTGGGTGCACGGCGACGGCCTGGACCGCGGTGGAGCTGATCGCCCCCGGGGACCGGCTGCTCGTCCACGCCGGGACGCGGGCGGACGGCGGCGTGCGTTTCGCCGGCACCCGCGCGGCGCTGGACTGGCTGGAGTCCGAACGGCACAACCTGACCGCCCTGGTCGTCCAGGCGGCCGCCACACCCGGCGTGCCCGGCGTCCTCGCCGCCCACCTGGCTCAGGCGCTGTACCCGTTCTTCCGGCTGCGGGGTCACTGGGGTGATGCCGCAGCGGCGAACCGGGTCGCCGTCGCGGTCGCTGAACGCGCCGGTGACCGCGACGCGCTGGCCGAGGCCCGGGTCTCACTCGGCGCCGCGCTCCGGCACCTGAACCGGCCGGCCGAGGCCGAGGCCGAGTTGCGGGCCGCCCTCGCCGCCCATCGCGAGTCGGGCAACGACGCCGGCCGGGCGCACGCGCTCCAGGTGCTGGGTCTGCTCCGGCACGACCTCGGCGACCGTGACCGGGCCGAGGAGTGCTACCGGGAGAGCCTGCTGCTCTACGACAGGGCCGGCAACATCCGCGGTCAGGCGACGGTGCTGGACAACCTCGGCACGGTCCATCGCGATCTGGGCCGGCATCGCCAGGCCCGCGACTGCCACGACCGGGCGTTGAGGATCTTCGAACAGCTCGGCGACCAGTACGGCATGAGCACGACGCGCCTGCTGCTCGGCATCCTGCTGCGGGAGAGCGGCTCGTCCGGCGCGGCGCTGGTGCACATGGACGCGTGCCTGGCCGGGTACCGGCGGCTGAGCGACCGACACGGAGAGATGGAGGCTCTGCATCATCGCGCGCTCCTGCATCGCGACGAGGGCCGGTTCTCCGCGGCGATGCGGGACCACGAGGCGGCGCTGTCCGCCTGCCGCGATCTGCAACGCCGCGACGCGGAGGCGCGGGAGCTGCGGGAGATGAGCCGGACCCTGGCCACCCGGGGGTACGCGGAGCGCGCTGATGCCACGCGGCGCCGAGCGGCCGCCCTGGCCGGCACCGGGCCGGCCATCGCCGACATGGTGCGCGACGTGGCCCGGCCGGGCGAATGA
- a CDS encoding PP2C family protein-serine/threonine phosphatase yields the protein MSIPPATRGLPRDGALPTVAGRLHVLLIEDDEGDAFLVSELLAEANASVELQVARSLTEAQSRIAGVDCILLDLGLPDAQGLDGLRRVLTMAGRSAVCVLTGRQDEHLGVDAVAEGAQDYLVKGQVDGVLLTRALRYAVERKRADENALRLREAELRQAESARLERGLLPQPLLRDTKQAAVHMFYRPGRSRGLIGGDFYDVVQTAEGHLQLIVGDVCGHGVDEAALGVELRVAWRALVVAGVPDDEILPALEQVLISERRLPEIFTTVAAIKLDLDANRATVRLAGHPQPLLLAGGEVKPIPAPNGLLLGVSPRPVRSFDIEFPSEDWSILMYTDGLIEGHVGQGTERLDVSGLCRLLAEPPATDIPLAELPPWLVGRAEELNGGALADDVAMLLISRGRGR from the coding sequence ATGAGCATCCCGCCCGCGACGCGGGGGCTGCCCCGCGACGGCGCCCTGCCCACGGTGGCCGGGCGCCTTCATGTGCTCCTCATCGAGGACGACGAGGGTGACGCGTTCCTGGTCAGCGAGCTGCTGGCCGAGGCGAACGCGTCGGTGGAGCTGCAGGTGGCGCGCAGCCTCACCGAGGCGCAGAGCCGGATCGCCGGTGTCGACTGCATCCTGCTCGATCTGGGTCTGCCCGACGCGCAGGGCCTGGACGGTCTCCGCCGCGTGCTGACCATGGCCGGCCGGTCCGCGGTCTGCGTGCTCACCGGCCGGCAGGACGAGCACCTCGGCGTGGACGCGGTCGCCGAGGGCGCCCAGGACTACCTGGTCAAGGGCCAGGTCGACGGCGTGCTGCTGACCCGGGCGCTGCGCTACGCGGTCGAGCGCAAGCGCGCCGACGAGAACGCGCTGCGTCTGCGCGAGGCGGAGCTGCGCCAGGCCGAGTCCGCCCGCCTGGAGCGTGGCCTGCTGCCCCAGCCGCTGCTGCGCGACACCAAGCAGGCGGCCGTGCACATGTTCTACCGGCCGGGCCGCAGCCGGGGCCTGATCGGCGGCGACTTCTACGACGTGGTGCAGACCGCGGAGGGGCACCTGCAGCTGATCGTCGGCGACGTCTGCGGGCACGGCGTGGACGAGGCCGCGCTCGGCGTCGAGCTGCGGGTCGCGTGGCGCGCTCTGGTGGTGGCCGGTGTGCCGGACGACGAGATCCTGCCCGCGCTGGAGCAGGTGCTGATCAGCGAGCGCCGGCTGCCGGAGATCTTCACCACGGTCGCCGCGATCAAGCTGGACCTGGACGCGAACCGGGCCACGGTCCGCCTCGCCGGGCACCCGCAGCCGCTGCTGCTCGCCGGTGGCGAGGTGAAGCCGATCCCGGCGCCGAACGGGTTGCTGCTCGGCGTCAGCCCGCGCCCGGTCCGGTCGTTCGACATCGAGTTCCCGTCCGAGGACTGGTCGATCCTGATGTACACGGACGGCCTGATCGAGGGCCACGTCGGCCAGGGCACCGAGCGGCTGGACGTCTCCGGCCTCTGCCGGCTGCTCGCCGAGCCGCCGGCCACCGACATACCGCTCGCCGAACTGCCGCCGTGGCTGGTCGGGCGCGCGGAGGAGCTGAACGGCGGCGCGCTCGCCGATGACGTCGCCATGCTGTTGATCTCGCGGGGGAGGGGTCGCTGA